In Vibrio sp. NTOU-M3, the following proteins share a genomic window:
- a CDS encoding DUF3024 domain-containing protein → MSLVSLLQKQVESRAQLVCQTRNRSLPVELGKSSYEIIEEGVVFIKQHYLLDSSHCDYMSPVAKVVWDQHSNLWQLYVTDDGEKWRPYPYLSQSNDLTAIMREIDKDPKALFW, encoded by the coding sequence ATGAGCCTTGTGAGTTTGTTACAAAAGCAAGTAGAAAGCCGAGCGCAACTGGTTTGCCAAACTCGTAATCGCAGCCTGCCTGTTGAGTTGGGTAAATCCAGCTATGAAATCATCGAAGAAGGTGTCGTGTTCATCAAGCAGCACTACCTACTCGACTCATCGCATTGTGATTATATGAGCCCCGTCGCCAAAGTGGTGTGGGATCAACACTCTAACTTGTGGCAACTCTACGTTACCGATGACGGGGAAAAATGGCGCCCCTACCCTTACCTCTCACAAAGCAATGACCTAACTGCAATCATGCGTGAGATCGATAAAGACCCTAAAGCGCTATTTTGGTGA
- a CDS encoding phosphate ABC transporter substrate-binding protein: MVLFSFVLMPVTAWANEINITGSTSVARVMDVLAEQFNLSHPETYIAVQGIGSTAGIAMVKKGVAELGMSSRVLTEREQEETLKVQPLAYDGLAVVVNPLNPIQNLTREQLYDIYRGKITNWKQLGGTDQKIAVVTREASSGTRYSFESLLGLVKVVKDRQVSAISPNNLVVNSNSMMKTLINHNKQAIGFISTGSVDHSVKAIQFEGVDANAKTIANGSYQLSRPFLVFYLDGTLDKNTKLFVNFLGSGKAKALIEEYGYIAVK; this comes from the coding sequence ATGGTGTTGTTTTCATTCGTATTGATGCCAGTAACGGCATGGGCCAATGAGATAAATATCACCGGCTCTACATCAGTTGCACGTGTCATGGATGTTTTAGCTGAACAATTTAATCTTTCCCATCCTGAAACATATATTGCCGTGCAAGGAATTGGCTCTACGGCAGGCATTGCCATGGTGAAAAAGGGTGTTGCAGAGTTGGGGATGAGCTCCAGAGTGCTCACAGAAAGAGAGCAAGAAGAAACGCTAAAAGTGCAGCCATTGGCATACGATGGTTTGGCTGTCGTGGTAAACCCGCTTAACCCAATTCAGAATCTAACGAGAGAGCAGCTTTACGATATCTATCGAGGAAAGATCACTAATTGGAAACAACTTGGTGGAACGGACCAAAAAATTGCCGTGGTCACACGAGAAGCCTCTTCCGGGACCCGATACAGCTTTGAGAGTTTGTTAGGGCTGGTGAAAGTCGTGAAAGACAGACAAGTGTCGGCAATCAGCCCGAATAACCTTGTGGTGAATAGCAATAGCATGATGAAAACGTTAATCAACCATAATAAGCAAGCAATTGGTTTCATCTCGACAGGCTCAGTGGACCATTCAGTTAAAGCGATTCAATTTGAAGGTGTGGATGCTAATGCGAAGACGATAGCCAATGGCAGCTATCAGCTTTCTCGTCCTTTCCTCGTGTTCTATTTAGATGGAACACTAGATAAGAACACAAAACTGTTTGTGAATTTTCTAGGGAGTGGAAAGGCAAAAGCGTTGATTGAAGAATACGGGTATATTGCGGTGAAATAG
- a CDS encoding DUF6279 family lipoprotein, giving the protein MRIWGVIALVLLTAVGCSSRFLYNHIDWVVIDYIEDYVELTKEQERWVSERVDVLTAWHRSEEIPRYIQQLDTLIEMDPRTLTVEEFKQQEAQIQQHIDRLVERLIPEIHTLLTQLDDEQVEELMNGIRVRHSKFKKKYQNWSENEIRTRNFERVSESFENWIGDLSSEQKRIAKEWVTELNITTLDWIAHQTLIRVELKRLFATRYQPDIFMPSFNQLLLTPEILYSQQLEAKIMHNRMVNYRYAVTIINHMTDAQIDHFRSELQKWKERAKSLN; this is encoded by the coding sequence ATGAGGATCTGGGGAGTCATAGCGCTGGTGTTATTAACAGCGGTTGGATGCAGTTCGAGGTTTCTATACAACCATATCGACTGGGTTGTGATTGATTATATCGAAGACTATGTTGAATTGACCAAAGAGCAAGAACGTTGGGTTTCTGAAAGAGTTGACGTTTTGACCGCTTGGCATCGAAGTGAAGAGATCCCTCGTTATATTCAGCAACTGGATACGCTCATCGAAATGGATCCACGAACACTAACGGTTGAAGAGTTTAAGCAGCAAGAAGCTCAAATCCAACAACACATTGATCGATTGGTGGAAAGGCTAATACCAGAGATTCATACACTGTTAACCCAGTTAGATGATGAGCAAGTAGAAGAGCTGATGAACGGCATCCGTGTTCGACATAGTAAGTTTAAAAAGAAATACCAAAATTGGAGTGAAAATGAAATTCGCACCCGCAATTTTGAACGAGTGTCGGAGTCATTTGAAAACTGGATTGGTGATCTTAGCTCAGAGCAAAAACGAATTGCCAAAGAATGGGTCACTGAGTTAAATATCACAACGCTCGACTGGATAGCGCACCAGACTTTAATTCGCGTTGAATTAAAGCGCTTATTTGCCACTCGTTATCAGCCAGATATCTTTATGCCGTCCTTCAATCAACTCCTTTTGACGCCGGAAATATTGTATTCACAACAGCTGGAAGCGAAAATAATGCACAACCGCATGGTAAACTATCGTTACGCTGTCACGATAATCAATCATATGACGGATGCACAAATTGACCACTTTCGCTCCGAGTTACAAAAATGGAAAGAGAGAGCCAAAAGTCTAAATTAA
- a CDS encoding AraC family transcriptional regulator, protein MLQNEFYHIKNHTAFDGIDVIDAQFIETSFGKHAHSEYVISLVEKGVKQFFHKGKTHTAGVGAISVISPDEIHTGNKGQWQGWRYKAIYPTEEHISNIYYEIYSRNGLPTFKDSVIIDSRFQSYMQMLFSKMNNHTEQLEIEIYLELILVKMILRYGSVNLSPIKEADAKSNIQRVRDFLADHYTKKVSLDDLSALSGVNKYHLIHEFKRYFGSTPHQFQIQQRISNSQMMLKQGIKPIDVALCCGFHDQSHFHKAFVSAMGVTPSMYQRQFFTR, encoded by the coding sequence GTGCTTCAAAACGAGTTTTACCACATTAAAAACCATACTGCTTTTGATGGTATCGATGTAATTGATGCTCAATTCATAGAGACATCATTTGGCAAACATGCTCACAGTGAGTACGTGATATCGTTAGTAGAAAAAGGAGTTAAACAGTTTTTCCACAAAGGAAAAACACATACTGCTGGAGTGGGGGCAATTTCAGTAATTAGCCCTGATGAAATTCATACAGGGAATAAAGGTCAGTGGCAAGGTTGGCGCTACAAAGCGATATACCCAACAGAAGAACATATTAGCAATATTTATTACGAAATTTATTCTCGGAATGGATTACCTACATTCAAAGATAGTGTGATCATAGACTCTCGCTTTCAGAGCTATATGCAGATGCTATTTTCAAAAATGAATAATCATACAGAACAGCTTGAAATTGAAATATATCTGGAGTTGATTTTAGTAAAAATGATTCTACGATATGGCAGTGTAAACTTATCCCCAATAAAAGAAGCCGATGCGAAATCTAATATACAACGAGTCAGAGATTTTTTAGCGGACCACTATACAAAGAAAGTATCGTTGGATGATTTGTCTGCTTTATCAGGAGTGAATAAATACCATTTGATACATGAATTTAAACGGTATTTTGGTTCGACTCCTCACCAATTCCAAATTCAACAGCGAATAAGTAACTCTCAAATGATGCTAAAACAGGGCATAAAACCTATTGATGTCGCTTTATGTTGCGGTTTTCACGACCAGAGTCATTTTCATAAAGCTTTTGTTAGCGCAATGGGTGTAACTCCATCAATGTATCAACGTCAATTTTTTACAAGATAG
- a CDS encoding MaoC family dehydratase, with protein MKVADLFKHRSESLSKHHSEFMQWMPPTVREYWGELVNKTHSRQLLTKLRDFQQPAVNDEAAAPAPIVMKPEAQRLHSQLVHQLGDVIHIGEWLDVSQERIDQFARVTEDMQWIHTDPERAATESPFKTTIAHGFLTLALLPKLTDSVDPDNNMFPTAKMVVNIGLNQVRFPYPVKAGNRVRAVSTLSKVTPIKKGLEIEREIKVEIEGVRRPGAVVVSVIQLHF; from the coding sequence ATGAAAGTCGCGGATCTTTTTAAGCATAGAAGTGAATCATTGTCTAAACATCACTCTGAGTTTATGCAGTGGATGCCCCCTACAGTACGTGAGTACTGGGGTGAGCTCGTGAACAAAACTCACAGCCGTCAGCTATTAACTAAGCTTCGAGATTTTCAGCAACCTGCGGTTAACGATGAAGCAGCTGCGCCTGCTCCTATTGTGATGAAGCCTGAAGCACAACGACTTCATAGCCAACTGGTGCACCAGCTGGGTGACGTTATTCATATCGGTGAATGGCTTGATGTGTCACAAGAGCGTATCGATCAGTTCGCACGTGTGACTGAAGACATGCAGTGGATCCATACCGATCCAGAACGTGCTGCGACTGAATCCCCTTTTAAAACCACAATCGCGCATGGTTTTTTAACGCTGGCTCTATTGCCGAAACTGACAGACAGCGTTGATCCAGACAACAACATGTTCCCGACGGCTAAAATGGTCGTCAATATTGGCTTAAACCAAGTACGTTTCCCTTACCCAGTAAAAGCAGGAAATCGTGTTCGTGCTGTAAGTACACTTTCTAAAGTTACGCCAATCAAAAAAGGTTTGGAAATCGAGCGAGAAATTAAAGTTGAGATCGAAGGCGTAAGACGCCCAGGGGCTGTCGTGGTTTCAGTGATTCAACTGCACTTTTAA
- a CDS encoding polysaccharide lyase family 8 super-sandwich domain-containing protein: MNRTKLSLLAASVIVAVGCHDDHATGTTEQDPVETRTYQAKAIDGYLRGATVWLDLNQDFQLNEGEPHATSGEGGVALLDVSDIAGDPEEYPLITRVIKHQTVDEDHGEVVRKSYLMTAPAGVKNITPLTHLIHSKQRAENLSLAEAQAVVAEMVNMPNVDALLQDYVEDEQIQLHAFARSFAVVLSDLEQAPTQQELTKANQALASVANAMNSFVEQQENAGIAVDYNAIELNSVASNEEVLTDTELLTELITLRDTDGDGISDGFDDDDDGDGVVDTEDALPLDASETQDSDGDGIGDKADQQPHDASNQNQIVLDLLTEELDTQIKGAQLLKQKAEEKQEAARQEKQILETEHQITLLKSENELSHLEQQLSDAASEEEKQQITQQIEAVKVSMSALNQEFNATVAPLNAKLEKAEKLISVADKTTDQVKEQHQAIQQQHNVELPPVVIDKPSKPDVSVPLTDFEKLQQRIVPDFVVQEEKRVGKSGSTIEARANEFVATQQEDGSWPGIDYASTSRSGWPAEIHLKKLRTVATAYAKTGLAVYESATVKALEHWFAVKPSAHWWWEYIGKPKFLGPVALQLGDALPSNIKQEVIQILPQDIGSQPSFALTGANRTDIALGVLYRGLLSEDASMVGLALKDIENTIEITVEEGIQHDWSFQQHGTQLYTGGYGEVFLNPVLRWAYHVHDLQWKFEQHKVDMLAGLLLDGMRWMGRFGQLDYNVSGRGITRPKAELSELSGAVNTPKSLTNMDMVAMLSPDRAEEAMAYKAHVYDSGAAGIDGFKHFWRSDYSVKATEDFTFGIKMNSKRLKPTENGNGENLLGYWLGFGSTFLMQSGKEYYNIFPVWDWGKIPGVTSPEYIAAPAYWGEIMQSVSFVGGLSNGKVGITTMDMDMDVTHLERIESDWKLDRGKRTPLTEGGGNTKAKKAWFSFNDEIVALGAGISSTHSETVNTTLNQTLLNGEVTIGDGQQILSAGDHDVNSSNWVHHDGVGYVFLGSGERQLSNKAQQGSWSAIKRGTSDEIISKDVFTLSIPHGVKPQNASYEYIVAPGRTAEQTAQYQQNLPVRVVQNTNTIQAVEHSGLNMVSAVFYQAGTLEVSPQYTVTVDKPSVILLDNSGSELVVTASTPGDAYSVVNLTVTRDGQTATQRMITPGTADQMGNSVQFIFSQGQDVTALNDETAVAIFNGATIVDQNTAQGAEKLKAGLTLAPQEDVFVQGGSSASSTYGGSGYMQLKNGSGVYDRRILLRFDLSEIGRNKVENAKLRLYVRGVKTEGVDRLIVARLVEGEAWSEANLTYNTYPQLSMLAQSSATVVSDTDKSTWIELDIADVINAATTPDNIVIELADLGANQGANFISFATKEYGDKGPQLVLQGVQGDASNTGDSGSSNTDTDSSSGSDSGSDNGDITNGSTDTGNSGNDGVVDSTAKAEAEKALASQLQLTVVQDARVEGGENASTNFGSSGYMTVKNGPGKFDRRSVLRFDISQLAGATVTAAKLRVYANVADLKTLDSAGVQAVELQGFDWDENALNWNSLPDMTGASTSGTAVVTHTINKDTTGVERWLDLDVTDLVNANTGKQTLDLLLRNPNSSDQIAYFSFATKEAAGGANAAHLVMTNKASGFMDATTLATYDNALQNWQTHLVGSDALASDPNAQAIIDKHVLAGKKAFESMAPKSEWNEAIWSDQPLAGARDGRKIKETFRRLKYMAIAYHMPGELKDNVELKQALNDALDVMLTKHFTIGMRHLGNWHEWEIGAPAFLNDILVLMREQLPASLMQQAIEVSRYMLPDPRYQYGSEGSRGRQFSNTGGNRADTVLINLIRGLLDYREDEVNLALASLPVVLKEVTRGDGFYRDGSFLQHIDIPYTGTYGGVLLSGVSKVLFALQGSDLLPTELLKISTLVNKAYEPLLFKGQMLDMMNGRAIARGWAQASGEGAGILRSLLRLYPAIEGAEKQRLGAMLKQHLQHNRMQSAYAIATDLVYLPIINEILADDTLTPRGELEGNFLFYNMDRVVHRKGNYVFGIAGHSYRTGNYETGSRGENARGWYTGDGMTYLYDADLAQHYNHWPLMDMTRLAGTTSDTRVLTGSDGRRAAYKGGRKTALRWVGGTSNQEFGTFGMDFYNWDNSLKAKKSWFMFDDEIIAIGSDIQGERVNQTVTGIDGRKLNPQGNNVVTVDGVSLKDGVAPERTIHIEGNTEGSQLGIVLPYVQSVSVERSQQTGDWADPFVVNSNKMDDTQVTGWRLLSTIQHSAENNHYAYVLLPQSSAAQTQAYANDSDVTILHQNAQIHAVKESTLGLYAANVWVSEEVTTPEVVSRGKVSLLTREHNGKLHVWISQPTRDAGSVAVKFSQFSGATISSDEKNRVKWQDGFFVVSTEQLGGSTYHFVISQ; this comes from the coding sequence AAAGCCATTGATGGTTACCTTAGAGGGGCCACAGTATGGTTGGATCTTAATCAAGATTTCCAGCTTAATGAAGGAGAACCTCATGCGACCTCAGGTGAAGGAGGGGTTGCACTGCTTGATGTGAGTGATATTGCAGGAGATCCAGAAGAGTATCCACTCATTACTCGTGTGATCAAACACCAAACGGTGGACGAAGACCATGGAGAGGTTGTTCGTAAATCCTACTTAATGACAGCCCCGGCAGGCGTAAAGAACATCACGCCGCTTACTCATCTCATTCATAGTAAACAACGTGCTGAAAACCTTTCTCTAGCAGAAGCCCAAGCAGTGGTTGCAGAAATGGTCAACATGCCAAATGTCGATGCTTTGCTGCAAGATTATGTAGAAGATGAACAAATACAACTCCACGCTTTTGCTCGCAGTTTTGCCGTTGTGTTGTCCGATCTAGAACAAGCTCCTACTCAACAAGAGTTAACCAAAGCGAATCAAGCGTTAGCTTCGGTTGCAAATGCGATGAATAGTTTCGTTGAGCAACAGGAAAATGCGGGTATTGCTGTGGATTACAATGCGATTGAGTTGAATTCTGTCGCATCGAATGAAGAGGTACTGACAGACACGGAACTATTAACTGAGCTGATTACATTACGAGACACGGATGGCGATGGCATTAGTGACGGCTTCGATGATGATGATGACGGTGATGGCGTTGTTGATACAGAAGACGCGTTGCCATTAGATGCTTCAGAAACTCAAGATTCGGATGGTGATGGCATTGGTGATAAAGCCGATCAACAGCCACATGATGCAAGCAATCAAAACCAGATTGTGCTTGACCTACTGACAGAGGAGTTGGACACCCAAATAAAAGGTGCTCAACTGCTAAAGCAAAAAGCAGAAGAAAAGCAAGAAGCAGCTCGCCAAGAAAAACAGATTCTGGAAACGGAACATCAAATAACGCTACTTAAATCGGAAAATGAACTAAGCCATTTAGAGCAGCAACTATCCGATGCTGCCAGTGAGGAAGAAAAGCAACAAATAACCCAACAGATTGAAGCAGTAAAAGTATCAATGAGTGCATTAAATCAAGAATTTAATGCGACGGTGGCTCCGCTAAACGCAAAGCTAGAGAAAGCGGAAAAACTAATCTCGGTTGCGGATAAGACAACGGATCAGGTTAAAGAGCAGCATCAAGCGATTCAACAACAGCACAATGTAGAATTGCCACCAGTTGTTATCGATAAACCAAGCAAACCTGATGTCTCTGTACCGCTAACGGATTTTGAAAAATTACAGCAGAGAATCGTACCGGATTTTGTTGTGCAAGAAGAGAAACGAGTGGGCAAGTCCGGCTCGACGATTGAAGCTCGCGCCAATGAGTTTGTTGCCACTCAACAAGAGGATGGTAGCTGGCCGGGTATTGATTATGCTTCAACCAGCCGAAGTGGATGGCCAGCAGAAATTCACCTTAAGAAGCTGAGAACTGTTGCGACTGCATACGCGAAAACAGGGTTAGCAGTCTATGAAAGTGCGACGGTTAAAGCATTAGAGCACTGGTTTGCGGTGAAGCCAAGCGCGCATTGGTGGTGGGAATACATCGGGAAACCAAAGTTCTTAGGCCCCGTTGCTCTTCAGTTGGGTGATGCGCTACCAAGTAATATTAAACAAGAAGTTATTCAAATCTTGCCGCAAGACATTGGCTCTCAACCATCTTTTGCACTAACAGGTGCAAACCGTACAGACATTGCACTTGGGGTGCTATACCGAGGTTTATTGAGTGAAGATGCCTCGATGGTAGGGCTTGCACTGAAAGACATTGAGAACACCATTGAGATCACGGTAGAAGAGGGGATACAGCACGACTGGTCGTTCCAACAACATGGCACGCAACTGTATACCGGAGGTTATGGTGAAGTCTTTCTAAATCCAGTGCTGCGTTGGGCGTATCATGTTCATGATCTGCAATGGAAGTTTGAACAGCACAAAGTCGATATGCTAGCAGGTTTACTTTTGGATGGTATGCGTTGGATGGGTCGATTCGGTCAGCTGGACTATAACGTCTCAGGTCGTGGAATCACGCGTCCGAAAGCAGAGCTGTCTGAGTTAAGTGGCGCGGTTAATACACCTAAATCGCTCACTAACATGGATATGGTCGCAATGCTCAGCCCAGATCGCGCTGAAGAAGCGATGGCATACAAAGCCCATGTTTATGATAGCGGGGCTGCAGGAATTGACGGCTTTAAGCATTTTTGGCGCAGTGATTACTCGGTTAAAGCAACTGAAGACTTTACCTTCGGCATTAAAATGAATTCCAAGCGTTTGAAGCCAACTGAAAATGGTAACGGAGAGAACTTACTCGGTTATTGGCTTGGTTTTGGCTCCACGTTTTTGATGCAAAGTGGTAAAGAGTATTACAACATCTTCCCAGTATGGGATTGGGGCAAAATCCCGGGAGTGACGTCACCTGAGTATATTGCAGCACCTGCTTACTGGGGCGAAATCATGCAATCTGTCAGTTTTGTTGGTGGCTTAAGTAACGGTAAGGTCGGTATTACAACCATGGACATGGACATGGATGTGACTCACTTAGAGCGCATTGAATCTGATTGGAAACTTGATCGAGGTAAGCGAACACCACTCACAGAAGGGGGCGGTAATACCAAAGCGAAAAAAGCATGGTTTAGTTTCAATGACGAAATCGTTGCTTTAGGCGCTGGTATCAGCTCGACGCACAGTGAAACGGTGAATACCACGCTAAACCAAACGTTACTGAATGGTGAAGTGACCATCGGTGATGGCCAGCAAATTCTGAGTGCGGGAGATCATGATGTAAACAGCAGCAATTGGGTTCACCATGATGGAGTGGGCTATGTCTTTTTAGGCTCTGGTGAGCGTCAGCTGTCGAACAAAGCACAACAAGGCAGTTGGTCTGCCATCAAACGTGGTACATCCGATGAGATAATTAGCAAAGACGTATTTACGCTGTCGATTCCTCACGGAGTTAAGCCGCAAAATGCCTCTTATGAGTACATTGTTGCTCCGGGAAGAACAGCAGAGCAAACCGCGCAATATCAACAAAACTTACCTGTACGTGTGGTTCAAAACACCAATACCATTCAAGCGGTTGAGCATAGTGGCTTAAACATGGTGAGTGCCGTGTTCTATCAAGCGGGTACGTTGGAAGTTTCACCGCAGTACACTGTGACCGTTGATAAACCAAGCGTGATATTGCTTGATAACTCGGGTTCTGAGCTAGTTGTGACGGCTTCGACGCCGGGAGATGCGTATAGCGTGGTCAACCTCACGGTTACTCGTGATGGTCAAACAGCGACACAACGCATGATCACTCCGGGAACGGCCGACCAAATGGGTAATAGCGTTCAGTTTATCTTTAGTCAGGGTCAAGATGTCACAGCATTAAACGATGAAACAGCGGTTGCTATTTTTAACGGTGCAACAATTGTTGATCAAAACACAGCTCAAGGCGCGGAAAAACTAAAAGCAGGCTTAACGCTTGCTCCACAAGAAGATGTTTTTGTTCAAGGAGGCAGCTCAGCTTCATCTACGTATGGTGGCAGCGGTTACATGCAGCTCAAGAACGGCAGTGGTGTTTATGACCGTCGTATTCTACTTCGATTTGATCTCAGTGAAATTGGCCGCAACAAAGTCGAAAACGCCAAATTACGTTTATATGTTCGTGGTGTGAAAACAGAAGGTGTTGACCGTTTAATTGTCGCTCGCTTAGTCGAAGGTGAAGCGTGGTCAGAAGCCAATCTCACATACAACACGTATCCGCAACTTTCGATGTTGGCGCAATCCAGTGCAACCGTTGTTTCTGATACAGATAAGAGCACATGGATTGAGCTGGATATCGCAGATGTGATTAACGCAGCCACTACACCAGACAATATCGTGATTGAGTTAGCCGATTTAGGGGCAAATCAAGGCGCAAACTTCATTAGTTTTGCAACCAAAGAGTATGGTGACAAAGGCCCGCAACTTGTTTTGCAAGGGGTACAAGGTGATGCGTCAAATACTGGAGATTCAGGTAGCAGCAATACCGATACTGACAGCAGTTCAGGTTCGGATTCAGGATCTGACAATGGTGATATAACAAATGGTAGCACCGATACTGGCAACTCAGGCAATGATGGTGTCGTTGACTCAACAGCAAAAGCTGAAGCCGAGAAAGCGCTTGCTTCACAGTTACAGCTGACGGTGGTGCAAGATGCGCGTGTCGAAGGTGGCGAAAATGCGAGCACGAACTTTGGTTCATCAGGGTATATGACAGTAAAGAATGGCCCAGGCAAGTTTGACCGACGTTCTGTACTACGCTTTGATATCTCTCAGCTTGCGGGAGCAACGGTTACCGCCGCCAAACTCAGGGTATATGCCAATGTCGCTGACCTCAAAACGTTGGACTCTGCTGGTGTACAAGCCGTCGAACTACAAGGTTTTGACTGGGATGAGAATGCTCTGAACTGGAATAGCCTTCCAGATATGACAGGCGCAAGTACGTCAGGAACGGCTGTAGTGACGCATACGATCAACAAAGATACGACAGGTGTTGAACGTTGGTTAGATCTTGATGTGACAGACTTAGTGAATGCGAATACGGGCAAGCAAACACTTGATCTATTACTTCGAAATCCAAACAGCAGCGATCAAATTGCCTACTTCAGCTTTGCAACCAAAGAGGCTGCTGGTGGTGCGAATGCTGCGCATTTGGTGATGACGAATAAAGCATCTGGCTTTATGGATGCAACAACTCTAGCTACCTATGACAATGCGTTACAAAACTGGCAAACCCACCTAGTCGGTAGTGATGCGCTAGCAAGTGATCCGAATGCTCAGGCGATCATTGATAAACATGTGCTTGCCGGCAAAAAGGCATTTGAATCCATGGCGCCGAAAAGCGAATGGAATGAGGCAATATGGAGTGACCAACCGCTTGCTGGTGCACGTGATGGACGTAAGATCAAAGAAACCTTCCGTAGGTTAAAATACATGGCGATCGCTTACCATATGCCGGGTGAGTTGAAAGACAATGTAGAGCTTAAGCAAGCGTTAAATGATGCGTTAGACGTGATGCTAACTAAGCATTTCACGATTGGAATGAGACATCTCGGCAACTGGCATGAGTGGGAAATTGGTGCGCCAGCGTTCTTAAACGATATCCTCGTTTTGATGCGTGAACAGTTACCTGCGTCTTTGATGCAGCAAGCCATTGAAGTTTCCCGCTATATGTTGCCTGATCCTCGTTATCAATATGGGAGTGAAGGCAGCAGAGGAAGACAGTTTAGTAATACGGGCGGCAATCGAGCTGATACGGTACTGATCAACCTTATTCGTGGGTTATTGGATTATCGTGAAGATGAAGTCAATCTTGCACTGGCATCGTTGCCAGTTGTATTGAAAGAAGTCACACGTGGTGATGGTTTCTACCGTGACGGAAGCTTTTTACAGCATATCGACATTCCTTATACAGGAACGTATGGCGGCGTGTTGTTGTCTGGTGTGAGCAAAGTGCTTTTTGCGTTGCAAGGCTCAGATCTACTTCCGACGGAGCTGTTGAAAATTTCAACCTTAGTTAATAAAGCCTATGAGCCTTTGCTATTTAAAGGGCAAATGCTAGACATGATGAATGGCCGTGCCATTGCTCGTGGATGGGCTCAGGCAAGCGGTGAAGGTGCGGGCATCTTGCGTTCACTATTAAGGTTGTATCCAGCAATTGAAGGGGCAGAAAAGCAGCGCCTTGGCGCGATGTTAAAGCAGCACCTACAACACAATCGAATGCAGAGTGCTTACGCGATTGCAACAGACTTGGTGTACTTGCCAATCATCAACGAGATATTGGCAGATGATACCTTAACGCCTCGTGGTGAGCTGGAAGGTAACTTCTTGTTCTATAACATGGATCGGGTGGTTCACCGTAAAGGTAACTATGTGTTTGGTATTGCAGGACATTCTTACCGAACAGGTAACTATGAAACAGGCAGTCGTGGTGAGAATGCTCGTGGTTGGTATACCGGTGACGGCATGACCTACCTGTATGATGCCGATTTAGCTCAGCACTATAATCACTGGCCTTTGATGGACATGACACGCTTAGCTGGAACCACATCCGATACGCGAGTATTAACCGGTAGTGATGGGCGTCGTGCAGCGTATAAGGGTGGTCGAAAAACCGCATTGCGTTGGGTCGGTGGCACATCAAACCAAGAGTTTGGCACCTTTGGCATGGACTTCTATAACTGGGATAACAGTTTAAAAGCGAAGAAATCTTGGTTTATGTTTGACGATGAAATAATTGCCATTGGTTCTGATATTCAAGGGGAGCGTGTCAATCAAACCGTCACGGGTATTGATGGTCGAAAACTAAACCCACAAGGTAACAATGTGGTGACTGTCGATGGTGTATCGTTGAAAGATGGTGTCGCTCCTGAGCGTACTATTCACATCGAAGGTAATACCGAAGGGAGTCAACTGGGTATTGTTCTTCCGTATGTTCAGTCGGTGAGTGTTGAGCGAAGCCAGCAAACGGGTGACTGGGCAGACCCATTTGTTGTCAATAGCAACAAGATGGATGATACCCAAGTGACGGGCTGGCGCTTGCTCAGTACCATTCAACATAGCGCGGAAAACAACCATTACGCTTACGTGCTATTACCACAAAGCAGTGCCGCTCAAACGCAGGCTTACGCCAATGATTCTGATGTGACGATATTGCACCAGAATGCGCAAATCCACGCGGTAAAAGAATCGACACTCGGTTTGTATGCTGCGAATGTGTGGGTGAGTGAAGAAGTGACAACTCCAGAGGTAGTAAGCCGAGGCAAAGTTTCGCTGCTTACTCGGGAGCATAATGGAAAACTTCATGTTTGGATCTCTCAACCTACACGAGATGCCGGGTCAGTTGCGGTGAAATTCTCTCAATTCTCTGGTGCAACCATCAGTAGCGATGAGAAGAATAGAGTCAAATGGCAAGATGGTTTCTTTGTGGTTTCGACTGAGCAACTTGGAGGCAGTACCTATCATTTCGTAATATCTCAGTAA